The region aaatatttttcaatcttagaaattatttattattttgatttagaaaatatttgacattttgTTACATTTTATCTATATACagagtatatgaataaaatgaaataacaagTTCCTCCCTATAACATATCTCTTATatctttcatatattttcaaaacttttaaaaatctCAACAATAGTATAAAAGTTGATAGAATAAATAAAGGTCACTACACTTAAGAGAAATATACTATATAAAAGGAACTCACTCTTAAAAGGGAAATAATGTTAGAAAATGAGACTTTTTCTACCTACTCTAAGatctaatttcttgttttttaagttatgtcatattgatattaattataaatcttGTTTTGTGGGAAAGTTGGTTAGATTAATGGTTTGGTGAGAAAGAGtaaataacatttattgttTCTAGGCTTATTACATCTCTTATAAATAAGAGAGatacctttttttttgtaaaatacaaCCCACTGCACACATATATTGTAAGAAGACTCTTTGTCTCCTTTGCATACTGCATCTTCTCAACAAAAACTCCCTTACGTGTTTTCTCTCTTGTTTAACAACCTTTACAAGTTAAACATCATATAAAAAAGCTCATAAATTCATTATCTTAATGTTTTAGATTAAAAGTGGTGTTAATTCCTTGAATTGGACTAAGGTAAAATTTATATAACCTCTCTCCCTAATAACctctcaaaataaaaacaaacaacaaaaacataatttaacttCTACTTGCACTTATATGATTCATCCAAAATGTATTAAGAAACTCAATACTTTGCAACTATTATACCTTATGCTAGCTAACGTTTTTTctgttatattttcttcttattcctTCCAGAGTGAAATTAAGAGCAGCCAAATTGAGCCATGCATTGCTAAAGAAAGTGAAGGCCATCATAAACTCATTCAAGACATTGGGGGCAATGATATGATACCAATTGTTTTGGGGAAAGAGGGTGAAGATAATATAGTTCTAAAGACCCTTGTCGAGTTAGAAAAGTATCTGAAGATATCTCTGAAGGACATAGTTAGTTCTGAGACTAACACCCTCCGTCTTTTTTCTAATCTTAATTTCCTGTCCAACCTTCCTTTCAAAGATGTGAATCTATCAGATGGACTCAAACATATTATAGAGACTATGCACCAACACTTCCCAACCATTCTATGCTCCTTTAAGCAACGCTTTGCTACCATTGATAAGTTAGCAAAACTTGAAGCTCGTCAGAATGAGGTGGCCATTAAAATTTCTGAGGCAGAGAATTTCAATGATGAAGCTCAACTGAAGGAAGTGGTTTTGAAGGAACAAATCAATAGGTTGAaggaagaaataaaagtttgtGAGACTGCCTTATCATCTCTGGATGAGGGGAAAAATAAATGCATTGCGGAAACTATAAGGTACAAAAAGGAGCTTGAAAATGTGAGAAAAAACAAATCTCAAGTGGTGGAAGATCAAACAAAAGTTGAGCAAGAATTGCTTCAAATGGCTTATAAATGGTCAGTTCTGTGTAGTGAATATGAGCTCGATCGCATGACTGCTAGAAATCCCTCGTGAGGGTTTTCGTTGTTCATTGTTAATAAGACTTCCAACTATACTATAATGTTGAGACTTAACTTTTTCACGTAGCTTGATGTCCTGAATAAATTTAACATACATTTGTTACCTTGTTTGTTGTGTAAGATGGTTCTCTTGGTGAGACAAAGACAAAAGATCTGTTATGAAAAACCAAAAGTACTATTTGTTCTATTATGTAACTTGTAGTTTCATTGTTTCCCTTCCTTCAATAAGTGCCTTTTATATATTCTGTGTAAGGACTTCCAATTCTACAATTGTACTTCTATCATTGTGTCACGGCAAAGCATCTGAGGGATAATTTTTTAGCATTTATGTTTAAGAGAAACAAGTAGAAGACTTTTAGAATGGAACAAACTAATCCATTTGAAGACTTTTTCGAAACTTTAGTgaaaaaaacatcatttaagACTATTAGAGCAAATCGATTTACATCGAGCTCCTAAATTTTCTTTatcaagttaaaattaaaaattactattcactttttttacTTATAACAAATCTATTGTTAATaacgagtttttttttttcaaaatatcatgaACTTTTTAACGTACGAAGCTAATGATCTGTCCATAATGTCATAAAAATAAGCATGACtaaaaatgttagaaataaTTCAAGTGTAAGTTAAAGATTTACATTGACTTATAGTTATGATTTGGGATAACTGTACAAACGTTTTTCTATACTTTCGCTGGATTAATTATTCTAGTTCATTAAATGTATGATATTTTCTTAATGATATTTAAAGTATTGAAATGAGATGTCAAAAAAAGAATCAGCTCAATATTCGGTTATCCAGAACTTGAAACACCCATAGACAAGCTCTACTAgtctaaaacattttatttatttataataggcATGACATACACATagacataaatttttatattagattattgcttcatgaatTCTCATAAAAAGATGTTCGATAACGaatgataagaaaatatattttgaggaCCAAAATGGAGAATGAGCAGAATTCACCGACAACGTCTaccaaacatattttaaacataagagaaataacaaaacaaggaaataataaataattcaaagatCAGTAACAAAATGTAAagtagaagaaaagaagaaaagtagaGTGGCAGCTGAAATGGTGATTGACAATTGATAACATTTATATTGTTCACTGTCCGGTTTCTCTTAGAGTGACCCGTCCGGTTAACATTTATATTGTTCACCGTCCGGTCTCTCTTAAAGTGATCCGTCCggttctttttcctttttattttttccgtTCGGTTTCCTTTTGTTTACCCGACCGGATAGCTTggttcctttcttttcttcgttcttttatttcttccttTTGTATTGCCTTTCCTATATATATCTTTCCGTACTTGTATTTTTGTAATCAATGAATGAATACAATAGTTTctgtttttctctcttcactcTCTCTCTTTTGCCACGCTATAATTCTGTGATGGTATCAGAAGAATTTCATGCTGTTGCTCATTGATTTCTGTCTTCCTGTTCTtggttttcttttcctcttcttctatcATGGCTATGACCAATTCATCTTCATCCACCCACGATAATACTCCTTCATACCTTTATCTACACCCCAATGAAAACCCTGCCATAGCCCTGGTCTCACCTGTTCTAAATGCCACAAATTATCATTCATGGAGCAGATCTTTCATCACGGCTCTTTCTGCCAAAGACAAGGTAGAATTTGTTCTTGGATCCGCTTCTCAACCTTCCAAGACTGATGCCTCCTTCCCTGCTTGGTTCCGTTGCAACAGTATGGTTGTTTCATGGCTTATACATTNTGTTTCTCCTTCAATTCGCGAAAGCATTATCTGGATGGATCTTGCTATCGACATTTGGACTGATCTGAAACACCGCTTTGCCCAAGNCGATCTTGCAAGAATTTCCGCTCTTCAAATGGAAGCCACTACTCTATCACAAGGTGAGCTTTCTGTCACTGAATTTTTTACAAAGCTCCAGGTTATTTGGGATGAGCTCGATTGCTTCCGTCCGGACCCTGTTTGTACCTGTCAGACAAAATGCTCATGCACCGTCTCTGCTGTTCtttctcaacataaaaatgaaGACCGTGCCATGCAACTTCTACGAGGTTTGAATGATCACTATACCAACATACAATCTCATATACTCCTTCTTGATCCTATTCCTCCTATTTCCAAAANNTTTTCCCTTGTTATTCAACAAGAACGTCAACTAATGAATGACCATATCACTGCCTCTGTCACCACTACCCCTTTTCCTAGTCCCACATCTACCTCTGTTATTTGCACTTATTGCAATAGAGNTNGCCACCAAGAAAATACANGTTTCAAAAAACATGGTTTCCCCAACCAAGAACACAAGACTGTCAAAACCACCANCAATAATTCTCGCAAGATCTGCACTTACTGCCACAAAAATGGCCATACCATAGACGTTTGTTTCAAGAAACACGGTTATCCACCAGGCCACAAATTTTCCACCAAATCTGGTCAAGTTCACAATGTTATTTCGTCTACTAATGCCGATAATCAATTGAAAAGCTTGAATANTGAACGCTCTTCTCTTGAAACAATTCAACTTACTCCTCAACAATATCAAATCCTAGCTGAGTTGTTTAAACAACCAACGACCAACACTTCCAATGTGCATATCAACCAAGTTGGCACTGTTTCTACCAACACTTCTCGAGGTAATATTGTTTCGATCTCTCAGATGCATTCGAGCAATATCTGGCTTCTTGACTCTGGTGCTACTGATCACGTTTgtatatctttagaatcttttACTTAACCCAATTCCTATATGTTTACCTAATGGTAAAATTATACATGCAAATTACAAGGGTACAGTAAGATTCAATAACAAACTTTCTCTATCTAATGTGCTATATGTCCCTGATTTTTCATTCAACCTTGTTTCTGTTTCTCAACTTATAACTCAACACAaatgtcaattaattttttctccTTCTGGCTGCATTGTGCAGGACATACACAGTCAAGAGAAGATTGGTTTGATTAGACACCACAATGGCTTATATCTACTTGATCCCTCTATCTGTAAAATTGACATTAATTGTACCCCTGTTATCTGTTCTATTAAGCACACAAATTTATGGCATGCTCGTCTTGGACATCTATCACATGCTAGGCTACAATTTttacaacacaaacatgtttacATAAACACTGATGAAAGCAATAATTTTTGTGATGCGTGCCATCGGGCCAAACAAAAGAAACTGCCTTACACTGCTAGCACTTCTACTTCTCTATCTTCTTTTGAATTATTGCATATTGATATATGGGGTCCTACTACTGCTTCCATGAATGGCTACAAATACTTGCTAACCATTGTTGACGATTACTCTCGTTATACTTGGATCATTCCTATGATAGATAAGTCTTCTGTCAAAAATNAGATTCTCACCTTCCTCTGCTATgtagaaaatcaatttcaaaaaaaggttaaaactaTCCGCACAGATAATGGTGTTGAATTTATTCTACAAAACCTATTTTCAAGTAAAGGAATTATCCATCAAACTACTTGTGTGGAAACCCCTGAACAAAATGGAGTGGTTGAACGTAAACATCAACACATTTTAAATACCACTCGTGCTTTGCTTTTCCATTCACATCTACCACTTGCTTTCTGGTGTTATGCAGCTAAACATGCTGTCTTCTTGATAAATCAAATGCCTACACCTGTCCTACAGAATGAAACACCTCATGAACNGCTACATGGATCTCCTTGTGATNTCTCTATGTTACGTGTCTTTGGCTGTCTATGCTATGCCAACACCATAACTTCTCACAGAAAAAAGTTTGATGATCGTGCTATTCCNGGTNTCTTCTTAGGTTTTAAAAAGCACACAAAAGGTTATCTCTTTCTAAAcctaaaaaatcacaaaattgaAATATCTCGTAATGTTGTTTTTCATGAAAATACTTTTCCATATCATAATACTTCCAAAACTGACAACTCTTTATCTCTCCCTATACCACATCACTACACAAACAATTATGATGATCTATTACCGTCCGGTTATAATGATCTATTACCGTCCGGTTTTCCACACACTGATGATCCCCCCCTTGATACTTGCACTAATGGCACTATTCACAACACATCCACAGATGTTGTTCAAATAAATGACACTGAAAGTGACACTTCCACTAACACAAGAAAGTCTTCTAGAACGCGTAAAATTCCTGCTTACTTAAAAGATTTTCAGACGAACGGTGTTATAAGATATCCCATTAcgaattatattaattacaacAGGCTTTCCCATACTTTCAAGCATACCATATTATCTATATCATCTAATGCTGAACCAACATGCTACTCTACTGCTTCAAAACAACCCCAATGGGTCACCGCCATGCATGCCGAGCTCGATGCCCTGCAAGCTAATAACACTTGGGAACTCACCACCCTACCTCCCAACAAAATTGCCATTGGCTGTCGGTGgatttacaaaatcaaatataattctGATGGCTCTATTGAACGATATAAAGCGCGCCTCATTGCCAAAGGATACAATCAGATTGAAGGGCTAGATTATTTCGATACTTTTGCCCCTGTTGCCAAAATCACTACCGTTCGGCTTCTTCTTGCCGTAGCCGCCTCTAAGTGTTGGTCAATCAAACAATTGGATGTTAATAATGCATTCTTACATGGTGATCTTCATGAAGAGGTTTATATGAAAATTCCTCCTGGCCTTACCACCGCCAACAAAAATCAGGTTTGTAAACTCCAACGCTCTTTATATGGCCTTAAACAGGCTGGCCGACAATGGTATGCaaaattacatcaatttttACTATCAAATAATTATCACTGTTCTATCTCTGACAACTCTCTTTTTCTGAAACATGATGGCAACCATACTACGGCGTTACTCATTTATGTTGATCATATCCTCATCACTGGCAACGACGATGGAGAAATTCAACACATAACTGACCTCCTTCATTCTACCTTCCGCATAAAGAACCTTGGTGATCTGACATACTTTCTCGGTTTGGAGATTGCTCGCAACTCCAAAGGAATACATCTTAGCCAACGCAAGTATATCTTGGATCTCCTTGCTGAAACCGGCCTTCTCGACAGTTCGCCCGTCCCTACTCCAATGGTTCCTAAACAATCTTCTACAAATACCGTCCGGTCACTTGATGATACTGATGCTGCCTCTTATCGTCGTCTCATTGGTAAACTCATATATCTGACCACGACTCGTCCTGACATTACCTTTGTCGTCAACCACCTCAGTTAGTTCATGTCTGCCCCCACGACTGCTCATCAACAAGCTACCAGTCGCATCCTCCGTTATCTCAAAGGCACTCCTGGTGCTGGTATTTTTCTTCCTAGCACCTCTCCCATTCAACTGAAAGCTTTTTGTGATTCCGATTGGGCCACCTGTCCTGATACTCGCCGTTCGGTAACTGGGTTCACCGTCTACCTTGGCAACTCTCTCATCTCGTGGCGCTCCAAGAAACAATCGACTGTCTCCCGTAGTTCTTCTGAGGCTGAGTATCGTTCACTTGCCAGCACGGTGTGTGAAATACAGTGGCTACATATTTGCTTAATGATCTCCACGTTGCTTACACGTCCCCTGCTCTCATCTATTGGGATAACCAATCTGCCATACAAATTGCTTCTAATCAAGTTTTTCATGAACGTACAAAGCACATTGACATTGACTGCCACATTGTTCGTGAAAAAGTTGTCGCGGGTCTGATCAAGCTTCTCCCCATCTCCACAACAATGCAATTAGCTGACATCTTAACCAAACCGTTACCTCCTCCTACCTTTCAACTTCTTCGTTCCAAGCTGGGACTCCAAAATATTTACGCCCAGCTTGAGGGAGGCTGATAACATTTATATTGTTCACCGTCCGGTCTCTCTTAGAGTGACCCGTCCGGTTAACATTTATATTGTTCACCGTCCGGTCTCTCTTAAAGTGACCCGTCCggttctttttcctttttatcttttccgTTCGGTTTCCTTTTGTTTACCCGACCGGATAGCTCggttcctttcttttcttcgttcttttgtttcttccttttGTATTGCCTTtcctatatatatttttccgtACTTGTATTTTTGTAATCAATGAATGAATACAATAGTTTctgtttttctctcttcactcTCTCTCTTTTGCCACGCTATAATTCTatgaacaataaaatattttttatgttttatatatttttaaaggaagaaaagatggGGAAGGTGACCTAAAATGGAATAAATGAAGGAAAGGTGTTGAAAAGTGAGACAAAGttgatggattttttttttttaattgagtggAGAATGGCCGAATATAAATTGAAGATGTAAATTATTATGGGTTGGTGAAAAgtataataaaggaaaagagaaagggaATTCGTAGAATTTTGTAAGAAAGATTAAGTTTACATGAGTTGAAGAATAGGTAATAGCACCTACcactaaaaattaataaatatacgACCAAGACTTTTCAAAGAAATACAAGTGGAAGTTAAAGCCTCAATCATgcagaattaataataataataattctgaattctgataaacaataataaataaaccatGAAACAGACTTCTCAAAGACATACAAGTGGAACTTATAGTCTCCCTCGATCACGCAGaattaatactaataaataattgttagtGTTAGAAAAAGGCTGTGCTTTCATTCTTATCTCTTGCATCAGTATTGAGTATGGGCATTCTATAGCATATTCTCTACTCAGATTCAACCAACGGACTACATCCATTTCTCTCAAGGTATCGATCAGATCAGTGTAAAGTTAACTTCTGTTCTgctttcatttgaaattttaatccTTTCCTCTTCAATGGAAGTTGCATAtaacatgtttgtgtttatgtttgtATTAACTTAACGTTTCAGAGTCTCTTTGAAATAATGGATCACCACTTGTTTCTTTCTCGCCAATTCTCCATTCTCTCTCTGTATATTAGTTAAATCAGGTAAAGTaatcttttatcattttccaCTTCCAAATTACAAACATCATCTTTATTTCACATCCCATCATCAATTATGCAtcatatatgtaaaaaaatgaacatttttaacaTCATCTGAATAATAAATGGATGAGTAAAATACAATATGCTTTCTTAAATTATGCTTACACTCACTAATTTTATGAAGGTACATGTgtaatgcaaaagaaaagtgatatttaatatacaaatgGAAAATttctgtaaaattttaaaagcagTTTGGTCTCAGTTTAATTTGAGAAAACATAATAGTATCATTATACTTTAAACGGAGCTAATGTCCTTTCTAGGATAGAGTAAAAGTGTAACTagctcaaaaatttatttaaatctaattaatttttgtacacaatgaattatttgaaattaaatgagtatttttaatttttaatttttttctctcatagTTTGGTGCattagtaaagaaaaaaataatacaaacaaaattataagcATAAGTTAAACACAAGGATTTAAGTAAAGAAATCTAACTATATTCAATTtcattaaactaatttaatatatatatatatatatatatatatatatatatatatatatatatatatatcataaaaataaatgatttttttaatacattctCTTAAATTGAGGACATTGAGAATAGTAAAGAGGAAGTTTGATATACCTAATTAATTTTGCTAAGATagatttttaacaattttaaaaacatattaaaatagtGGTATTTAGTCTTAACTTAatcttatgaaatcaatttagtaagatgaggtttgcattcatttatgtattataatttgtgcatatTTTTAGCTAATGTGAAATTTCCACACACCTCACGTTAAGGATATCGAgcattcatatatttaaaaaatgtagcTCAGAAGATGAGCTTTGTACCtatttatacattataatttgatcatataTCTAGTTGACGTGAGATTTTCAACATATTCCCTTACACCGATGATAACAAACATGAAAATAGAGGAAGACTAGATAACTAGTGACACAATCTGCGTAACTAATCTTGCTAGAATAGCCTATTAGTGACTTTGGTAATGTGAAAAACACATGGCAAAACTTAAACATTTTCTAATAaccatatattatttttcaagttaattttttatttcatccaaAGACTTTACTTCCAAAAACATCTTTAGTTCTTCAATTGCAGACTAAGCTTTAGTCATGAAAGATACCATATCATGGTTAGTCTCTTTGAGAGATGCAAGTCTATTTACAAAGTCATAGACATTAGATATCATTTGCATAAATATATTGAGCTTTGTTTCATAAAGTGACAAATTTTAAAGCTCTACGACTGTGACTAATGACGATGGAAGACTAAAAAAAGTCACCGGAAATTACATAGACTAGCAACCTGCTATCATGccaacttaaaattaaaacagagaaaaattatgtatttagaAGTCCTAAAGGAGCTTGATGAACTCCTCCTTTTTAATCTTTCATTTATAGGACTTAATACAATGGAACCACCTAATCTCACAGGAAAGACAACTCACACATAACTCATACTCatctaattaatattatgtaattattaaaGTTTGTATTTTCTTGAATTGATTCGTTTCAGTACCATGAGTAGATATTTTCATGACTTTCACATAAGATTCTTGATAGTTTTATTTGATCCCTTTGCCAATAATTAATTAGTATTATAATTGGCCTCTTAGATAAGTTACATTCCCTTATAATAGAAGTTTGGATAAATTATGATACACATGCCACCTCACTCAAAATTTCcaaattgatgaaaaaaaaactgttgaaaaaattaatttagtcttaaaaaaaataaggaattaAAGTGAAGATTttgtgtttaaaagaaaaaattgaaaattaaattatagatAAGAAAGCAAAGTGTCTTATATTAACGGAAATTATTTTAAGAGAGGGTATATGATAAACTTGATCTTAACTATTTAAGTGAGGAAAATggtaaattaatatatttcattataatgaATTAATACAAGTAATAGAAGTTGAAGACTTGAAAGTATAGTTTTTGAAGTAATTGAAAAAATACTAGaaggggttgaatagtgttataGAAAAACTTTGCAAAGGATACATGAAAATTGTTTTGTAAAGGATTGAAAAGTTTAGGTAGGTTATTAAATGCTTGACCTTAAAGATCAATTCAAACAAAGAATTCTTTTTAGCAAGTGCTTTCTGTTTTGCTGCAACGTTTTGATAAAATTTGCTCTTCAATAGagttgtttttatattggttcgctTCACCGAGCTACGTCCAATCTATTCTAACAccttagagggttccactataattttaaacaaaattacaactgagtattctcaccacttcTAGTATCCCTAGTCACTTCAAGTAACCACCGTTACTCTGACTAGCACCGAGTTTTACCCACTCATGGTTgtgtagtattcttcaccactcctggtatccctagACACTCTCAATATCCTCTAGATACACTTGTCTACTTGAGTTTTACCTACTCCTAAATTCCACTAGACATTCCCGTCTAGCTACCGTTTAACTTCACCAAGTTAAACGTCAGAGTTTCACCCACCTCTGGTTTCCACTAGACCCACTTGTCTAGCTACTGTTTAACTCCTCAAAGTTAAACGTagagtgttttaattctcttcagaatttacAATCAAACAATTGGTTACAAGTCCTTAGACGATAACTCTCGTAGAGAGGATATATGTTCAATACAAATCGATCTAATAAACTCATTGAGTGTTTTCTCtgttctctcttcttacaaCAGTAAGCTTATATATCGGTGATGCTTGAGAGTGTTTCTTTTCTTGAGCTTTTCGCTCTCTGATATTCTCTTTATAGTACGTGTGCTTTTTGAGCTTTTCTTTCGATGTTTCTCCGCATGAACTCTTTCTTTCTATATGTTATTCTCGTGATTCTCTTTTTGAAtcatcttctatttaaaggcttctAAAAAAGAAATCCGTTAGATAGAGCTTTTTCCTTGATCCTTGAGTCTTCTTAGTCTTGTCGTATGAAGCAGtcgttggttaaagtcaacttctCAGAGCAGACTtgctttttcagtactttgACAAAAGTAGATGGTATGATTTTCTTGGCACGACTTCTAATGCAGAGAAAATTCCATGAATGTGTTCTTTGTTCCTAACGTCCACTTCTGATTTGTATAGGATGGAGATGCATGTAATAGACAATTTGCACAAAGTATAGTAGATATGCATGCAACATATATGTCTTTTCCCTTATAAGTTTTGGTCTTTTTAAACATTAatcatttaatgacatttaatgtcTATTCAAAAAAACTTTGTGTATTCTAGGATTTGATTAGTTAAGTTTGTACTAAGATACCAAGAAGTTGATGAAAACTTCATCGTTGGATGAAGTAGATCGTTTGGCACATGGTACCGTCTAGCCTATATAAACGCTTTAGATTTTTCTATGTTCTATTCAACAAGTGTGTTTAGCAAGGTGTTTTATAACATAAGTTTTTGGACTATCAATTAAGACTTTTTAGCATGCTTTCCAAAAGCatattttaacacttttatCTCCTAGACATATTAAGAGTTTGTTTGGTTATCGTCTAGCGATGCATAACGTTACCATTCAGCAAGACTCTCATTGACGTATTAATTTGAGAATCGTTTAGTGGTGCATCTTGTTCATACCTTTCACTAAGGCTTTGCCTAAGGTATTTGAGTTTTTCAACATTTTCATAAATCACTTATATTTTACCTATGTTGTTGTTCTAACACTTGTCATAGGCTTATTTCATTTTGTGCTGTTTCATAAACTTCAAAACACATGAGAGCGTTTAGACAGTTCAATCTTATAGACAATCTTTCCTTAACAGTTTTGTATATCGAATTGTTTATAAAGTGATTTTTGGTGTAAAGTGTAGAAGTCTTATTACTCATCAAGTAACCAAATATAATTGCAACACTTACAAGTGcgtttctcttttcttgttcAGGTTTAAGAAAGCTGTATATGTTGGAATAAATTGATGGAGTATCTCTTTGGTGTTGCATCTTCTGTTTCAAGAGATTTAGTGTGTGGAGCATTAAATCAATTACGTTATCCTTGTTGCTTTAAAAATTTCGTCAAAAGgcttgaagaagaagagagcaATTTGATTATAACGAAAAATAGTGTCCAAAAATTTGTTATTCATAACAAGAAACAAGCGAGAAAGCCCAGTGAAATTGTGGACAAGTGGCTCGAAGATGCTATCAATGATGTACACAATGTCAATCAGTTGCTGGAAGAGGCAAGAACACAAAAACATTGTTGCTTTGGGAAATGCTCAAATTGGATTTGGCAATACCATGTTGGAAAAAAGTTAGCAAATAAAACTATGCACCTCGAAAAGTTCATTGAAAAGGGTAGAAAGTATGTGCCATTTGACCGCATCGCGACGCTTCCTTCAAACACCCTTGATATGCTTTCAgaaaaatgcataaattttGAGAGTAGACAATCTGCATACGAGCAACTACTAGAtgcaatgaaaaataatgatgttTCCATGATTGGGTTGTATGGGATGGGAGGTTGTGGTAAAACCACATTAGCAATGGAGATTAGGAAATTATTAGAAGCAGAGcatctttttgaaaaagttctttttgtaCCTGTTTCTAGTTCAGTGGAAGTTCGGaggattcaagaaaaaatagCAAGTTCACTGCAGCATGTAATTCCAGAAATCGAAGAAATGCAGAGAGCCCAAAGATTGTGCTCGATTTTAACCGAAGAAAAAAGTGctc is a window of Vigna radiata var. radiata cultivar VC1973A unplaced genomic scaffold, Vradiata_ver6 scaffold_134, whole genome shotgun sequence DNA encoding:
- the LOC106753591 gene encoding uncharacterized protein LOC106753591 gives rise to the protein MSAPTTAHQQATSRILRYLKGTPGAGIFLPSTSPIQLKAFCDSDWATCPDTRRSVTGFTVYLGNSLISWRSKKQSTVSRSSSEAEYRSLASTVCEIQWLHICLMISTLLTRPLLSSIGITNLPYKLLLIKFFMNVQSTLTLTATLFVKKLSRV